The DNA segment GCAAACCCGAGCAGCTTGGCCTGATCATGCGCCTTCTCGTCATCGCCGTCGGACGGCTCAAGCAGGGGCCGGAGCGGGAACTCGCCGAACGCTATCGCGAGCGGTTCGACGACATCGGCCGCAAGCTCGGATTTCGCGGGCTTGAGATTCACGAGTTGCCCGAGAGCCGCGCCCGAGACGCAAATACCCGTATCTCAGAGGAAGCTGCGGCCATTTCGGCGGCAATCCCGCCCAAATCCGTGCTGGTCGCGCTCGACGAACGCGGTGACAGCCTCGACAGCGGTACATTCGCCCGGAATCTCGCCCGCTGGCGTGACGACCAGGCCGCCAATACTATCTTCGCAATCGGCGGCGCGGACGGACTTTCGCCTGAATTGCGGCGCAAGGCACAAATGAGGATGGCCTTTGGCTCCGCGACCTGGCCGCACCAGATGGTGCGCGTCATGCTTCTCGAACAGGTCTACCGTGCGGCCACCATCCTGGCAGGCCACCCCTATCACCGCGCATAAGGCGCAAAGCGCGCTGGCGTAAGGCACAACTGGATTGATGCAACCGGCACGGAACAATCCGCAACCTTACGGCGTCGCCCGCCGCGACGCGCTGGCCCGCCTTTCGGCCATTTTCGTTTCCGCCAGTTTTGTCTCGGTCGGCGCCCCCGCAACGGCGCAGGTTGCGCTACCTGCGCCGCAAGCGGCCGCATCGCCTGACGCAATCAAGCAGCGCGAGCAGGAGCTCGAGGCGACCCGCGCGCAGCAAAAGAGCTCGACCGAGTTGCAGCAGCAATTCAAGGCCGAGATCGCCGCGATCGGTCAGGACCGAGCTAAGCTCAATGCGCAGTTGATCGATGTCGCCGCGCAAGTCAGAACCATTGAAAGCCGAATCGGCGACGCCGAGACGCGGCTTCGCCCGCTCGATGCACGCGAGCAGGAAATCAGAGGTTCACTCGATTCGCGTCGCGCCGAGGTGGTGGAAGTGCTGGCGGCCTTGCAGCGCGCCGGACGCCGGACGCCGCCCGCTCTGCTGGTCAGGCCCGAGGATGCGCTGCAATCGCTCCGAACCGCGATCCTGCTCGGATCGGTTGTGCCCGAATTGCGTGCCCGTGCCGAAGTCCTGGCCAAGGACCTCGGCGAGCTCGTCGCCTTGCGCAAGGCGATTGGCGCCGAGCGCGATCGCCTGGCCGCCGACCGCGACCACCTGAGGGACGACCAGACCCGCCTTGCGGCC comes from the Bradyrhizobium erythrophlei genome and includes:
- the rlmH gene encoding 23S rRNA (pseudouridine(1915)-N(3))-methyltransferase RlmH translates to MRLLVIAVGRLKQGPERELAERYRERFDDIGRKLGFRGLEIHELPESRARDANTRISEEAAAISAAIPPKSVLVALDERGDSLDSGTFARNLARWRDDQAANTIFAIGGADGLSPELRRKAQMRMAFGSATWPHQMVRVMLLEQVYRAATILAGHPYHRA